A genomic stretch from Aedes albopictus strain Foshan chromosome 2, AalbF5, whole genome shotgun sequence includes:
- the LOC134285952 gene encoding uncharacterized protein LOC134285952 — translation MSDKGERYDCRSCDRPNSADIGMVACDECSTWHHYSCVGVSPGVETRPWRCNKCAIASTLASTSKEQRRRDGPDSLTPPNPPKEVANRDSRSVHNQVDGNKSLDGRTNASGTSSVRSRARLALLRLENERLLEQSRLEEERLRLEDERIQREKERALRAKEIAAMEKYLQEKLELEEIINDDSSSKASSSNASGGTKAKQTKAWLIDQHMQSDSNMNSRCVEPPIGSFPPGSFAPVPEVPEARALMIDQSVHGVGPSANQLAARQIWPRKLPTFSGDPSEWPIFYSSFETANMACGFSNVENIIRLQECLRGPAREAVVTKLMFPQSVPMIIETLKRLYGRPELLIKTLLAKVRSVEAPKPERLDTLMNFGMAVQQLCDSLEAANLKAHLSNPALLDELVDKLPAAIKLDWVRHKRAFPDPTLKEFGGFMTALVEDASEVTTLLQPRTDVNKQEKGKSRERGHLNTHIFNELDSQDGIDRKPCPICERTDHRVRNCEKFRQMDVQSRIAAAERWKLCEVCLFDHGRWKCRSRFHCTVGSCRSRHHPLLHRPISPAEVQADCHTHGKVGKSVLFRVVPVTLYNGDRYVDTYAFLDEGSSFTLIESSVSRSLGLEGKLEPLEMRWTSNVVRNEKDSRLVDVEIAGRGKQERHLLKEAHTINGLNLPRQSLSFEDLSKCFHHLQNVPVSSYANAVPKLLIGLQNLELLAPIESKIGQPGDPIAVRSVLGWAIYGPGGKVMQNHLNHHNCKCPADDELNEMVRQRFVLEDVGVSPTLLPEPAEERRARRMLEMTTRRVGDRFETGLLWKTDEIKFPDSRAMALQRMKCLETKLAKDPELKANVQQQIQQYVQKSYAHKATEKELAEADPNRVWYLPLNVVHHPRKPNKKRLVWDAAARVDGVSLNSQLLKGPDLLVSLPSVICKFRERRIGFGGDIREMFHQIRIRTVDKHSQRFFFRFNLNQPPDVYVMDVATFGATCSPCSAQHVLKVNAEEHANLFPEAAKAIVDKTYMDDYYDSADTTDEAVARALQVRDIHKNGGFEMRNWSSNSPEVLLKLGQTVEPPGPSFVCDKSDGWERVLGMMWDPVKDVFVFSTDLRGELAAYIAGDKRPTKRMALRCIMSLFDPLGLLAPYLVHGRMLLQDVWRSGVSWDEEVQDEEFAKWRRWTELLKGIGQLEIPRHYFSRARQDACRTLQLHVFTDASEAGYGCAAYFRILDGSNVTCTLVMARSKVAPLKHQSIPRMELQAALLGARLVQNVCENHTIQVNDRFVWTDSTTVLSWIRSDHRRYMQYVAHRVGEIQSLTEPKNWRWVPTKDNVADALTKWGKDTEPTSHGRWFNGPLFLNQPEVDWPPQKAIPLNTGEELRARYALIHVPVPEPFIDVERISKWKILVRTMAQVLRFVSNCRLRVEGKPAETVEATSLQQRYLKCLTPTVRVPLQQSEYLKAEQLLWRIAQAECFPDEVKILTHNRDLPLQQWKKIDRASKIYKSSPFIDEFGVMRVDGRTTNAKYLPFDCRFPVILPKDHLITTRLVEHYHRICGHTNKEAVVNEIRQRFDISHLRAVVDRVAQDCMWCKIKSSKPHFPRMAPLPEQRLTAYVRPFSYVGIDYMGPLEVTVGRHKEKRYVAVFTCLVVRAIHLEIAFDLSTDSCIMAIKRFVRKRGSPLEIFSDNGTNFVGASRQLKEQIQRINESCAETFTDAHTKWSFNPPSAPHMGGVWERMVRSVKDGMKAIDDGRKLTDEVLLTVLAEVEGFVNARPLTYMPVDRENLEAITPNHFLIGGSSPSHEPLRMSTDLGAMLRSSYLRSQYIADKVWSRWLKEYLPTINKRSKWIDDVRAVQVGDLVYVVEGDRRTWTRGRIEELITAKDGRVRQVIVRTASGLLRRPVVKLALMEIGKTREPEEEQDDLHLDPRGGGCSGITAPHHV, via the coding sequence ATGTCCGATAAAGGTGAGCGCTATGATTGTCGATCGTGTGACCGACCAAACTCAGCTGATATCGGGATGGTTGCTTGTGATGAATGTTCCACCTGGCACCATTACTCATGTGTCGGCGTGTCTCCGGGAGTTGAAACACGCCCATGGCGTTGCAACAAGTGTGCTATTGCATCTACATTAGCATCGACGTCTAAAGAACAACGCCGGCGAGATGGACCCGATTCGTTGACACCTCCTAACCCTCCTAAGGAGGTCGCAAACCGTGACTCTCGTAGCGTTCATAATCAGGTGGATGGTAACAAATCGTTGGATGGAAGAACTAATGCATCCGGTACTTCCAGTGTTCGTTCCCGAGCACGTCTAGCCCTACTGCGATTAGAAAACGAGCGTCTATTGGAACAGTCCAGGTTGGAAGAAGAACGTTTACGACTCGAGGATGAACGAATCCAGAGGGAGAAGGAGAGGGCGCTTCGTGCAAAGGAAATTGCGGCTATGGAAAAGTACTTGCAGGAAAAGCTCGAATTGGAAGAAATCATAAATGACGATAGTAGTTCCAAGGCAAGTAGCTCTAATGCTAGCGGTGGCACTAAAGCCAAACAAACCAAGGCTTGGCTGATAGACCAACACATGCAGTCTGATTCCAACATGAACAGCAGATGCGTTGAGCCACCAATAGGCAGCTTCCCACCCGGATCGTTTGCACCTGTACCCGAGGTACCGGAAGCTAGAGCCCTAATGATCGACCAGTCGGTCCACGGGGTGGGGCCTAGTGCAAATCAGCTGGCTGCGAGACAGATATGGCCCAGAAAGCTTCCTACGTTCTCCGGAGATCCAAGTGAGTGGCCCATATTCTATAGCAGTTTTGAAACTGCTAACATGGCCTGCGGGTTTTCGAATGTCGAAAATATCATCCGATTGCAAGAGTGTTTGCGAGGACCAGCAAGGGAAGCCGTCGTTACCAAATTGATGTTTCCGCAGAGTGTGCCGATGATCATAGAAACATTAAAGCGCTTATACGGAAGACCTGAGCTTTTAATCAAGACTTTGCTTGCGAAAGTTCGAAGTGTAGAAGCTCCTAAACCAGAAAGACTCGATACGTTGATGAACTTTGGAATGGCTGTGCAGCAGTTGTGCGATAGTCTGGAAGCAGCGAACCTAAAGGCACACCTTTCTAACCCAGCGCTACTCGACGAGCTAGTGGATAAACTTCCTGCAGCGATCAAACTAGACTGGGTTAGACACAAGCGAGCATTTCCAGATCCAACGTTAAAGGAGTTTGGAGGCTTCATGACAGCACTTGTTGAAGACGCCAGCGAAGTTACAACATTGTTGCAACCGAGAACGGATGTCAATAAGCAGGAAAAGGGGAAATCACGCGAACGAGGTCATCTGAACACCCACATTTTCAATGAGCTTGATTCACAGGATGGCATCGACAGGAAGCCTTGCCCAATATGCGAGCGTACTGACCACCGTGTTAGAAATTGCGAAAAGTTTCGACAGATGGATGTCCAATCACGAATTGCAGCCGCCGAAAGATGGAAGCTCTGCGAGGTGTGTTTATTTGACCATGGACGTTGGAAGTGTAGATCCAGATTTCATTGCACTGTTGGTAGTTGCCGCTCAAGACATCATCCGCTGTTACATCGCCCGATATCACCTGCTGAAGTCCAAGCAGACTGCCATACCCATGGTAAAGTAGGAAAATCAGTACTTTTCAGAGTTGTGCCGGTCACGTTATACAACGGGGATAGGTACGTCGATACGTATGCCTTCCTCGATGAAGGCTCCTCTTTCACCCTGATAGAATCCAGCGTTTCGCGTAGTCTTGGACTGGAAGGAAAATTGGAACCATTAGAAATGAGATGGACGTCAAATGTGGTTCGAAATGAAAAGGACTCTCGGCTAGTGGACGTTGAAATTGCTGGTCGAGGAAAGCAGGAGCGACACCTACTCAAAGAAGCCCATACGATCAATGGTTTGAATCTCCCTAGACAAAGCTTATCATTTGAGGATTTGAGCAAATGCTTCCATCATCTGCAAAACGTCCCAGTATCGTCCTATGCAAATGCAGTTCCAAAACTACTGATTGGTTTGCAAAATTTGGAGTTATTGGCACCTATAGAAAGCAAGATCGGTCAACCTGGCGACCCGATCGCGGTGCGTAGCGTCTTGGGTTGGGCTATCTACGGCCCGGGTGGAAAAGTAATGCAGAATCACTTGAACCATCACAATTGCAAATGCCCTGCTGATGACGAATTGAACGAAATGGTTCGGCAACGGTTTGTTCTTGAGGATGTAGGAGTGTCACCGACGCTATTGCCCGAACCTGCTGAAGAAAGAAGAGCTAGAAGGATGTTGGAAATGACGACCAGACGAGTGGGTGACCGATTTGAAACAGGTCTTTTGTGGAAGACCGACGAAATCAAGTTTCCTGATAGTCGAGCCATGGCCTTGCAAAGGATGAAGTGCTTGGAAACCAAATTAGCGAAAGACCCCGAATTGAAGGCCAATGTACAACAACAAATTCAACAGTATGTCCAAAAATCGTATGCACATAAAGCAACGGAGAAAGAACTTGCGGAAGCGGATCCAAACCGAGTCTGGTACCTCCCATTGAACGTCGTGCATCATCCTCGGAAGCCGAATAAAAAGCGACTAGTGTGGGACGCAGCCGCTCGAGTAGATGGTGTGTCTTTAAATTCCCAACTCTTGAAAGGTCCGGATCTGCTCGTATCACTTCCCTCTGTAATCTGCAAATTTCGAGAACGGCGCATTGGCTTTGGAGGCGATATTCGGGAAATGTTCCACCAAATCCGCATTAGGACGGTGGACAAACACTCCCAAAGATTCTTCTTCCGCTTCAACCTCAATCAACCACCAGACGTTTACGTGATGGACGTTGCGACGTTTGGAGCGACGTGTTCGCCTTGCTCTGCTCAGCACGTTCTGAAGGTCAACGCTGAAGAGCACGCGAACCTTTTTCCTGAAGCTGCGAAGGCAATTGTGGACAAGACCTATATGGACGATTATTACGATAGTGCAGATACCACAGACGAAGCAGTAGCTCGTGCGTTACAAGTGAGGGACATTCATAAAAACGGGGGATTCGAAATGAGGAATTGGTCGAGTAATAGTCCCGAAGTGTTGCTGAAATTAGGACAAACCGTTGAACCCCCAGGACCTtcgtttgtctgtgataaaagcGACGGATGGGAAAGGGTGCTGGGAATGATGTGGGACCCTGTTAAAGACGTCTTTGTGTTCTCTACCGATCTCCGAGGGGAACTGGCTGCTTACATTGCTGGAGATAAAAGACCAACAAAACGAATGGCTCTGCGGTGCATTATGAGTCTCTTCGATCCATTGGGACTCCTTGCACCGTACTTGGTGCACGGAAGGATGCTGCTTCAAGACGTCTGGCGTTCAGGTGTATCATGGGATGAAGAGGTGCAAGATGAAGAATTCGCAAAATGGAGACGCTGGACTGAACTTCTGAAGGGGATCGGCCAACTGGAGATTCCGCGTCACTACTTTAGCCGTGCAAGACAGGATGCCTGTAGAACTTTACAACTACACGTATTTACCGATGCTAGCGAAGCGGGGTACGGCTGTGCTGCATATTTCCGGATACTCGATGGCAGCAATGTAACATGTACTCTGGTGATGGCAAGAAGTAAAGTGGCTCCGCTGAAGCACCAATCTATCCCGAGAATGGAGTTACAAGCTGCACTTTTGGGAGCACGCCTTGTGCAGAATGTTTGCGAAAATCATACAATTCAAGTCAATGATCGGTTCGTGTGGACGGATTCAACTACGGTACTTTCATGGATTCGATCGGATCATAGAAGATACATGCAGTATGTGGCTCATCGTGTAGGAGAGATCCAGTCGTTGACCGAGCCTAAGAATTGGAGATGGGTTCCCACAAAGGACAACGTAGCGGATGCCTTAACAAAGTGGGGTAAAGACACCGAACCAACTTCGCATGGCAGGTGGTTCAATGGTCCATTGTTTCTTAACCAACCCGAGGTCGATTGGCCACCGCAGAAAGCAATTCCGTTAAACACCGGGGAAGAACTTCGGGCCCGTTATGCACTTATCCACGTACCAGTACCTGAACCGTTCATAGATGTCGAACGAATTTCTAAATGGAAGATTCTTGTTCGTACAATGGCCCAAGTTCTTCGATTTGTTTCCAATTGTCGTCTGCGAGTTGAGGGCAAACCAGCGGAAACGGTAGAAGCGACATCCTTACAACAACGATACCTGAAATGTCTAACACCAACGGTTAGAGTTCCGCTGCAGCAGAGCGAATACTTAAAAGCGGAACAGTTACTTTGGCGTATAGCACAGGCCGAATGTTTTCCGGATGAGGTGAAGATCTTGACTCATAACCGAGATTTGCCGCTACAGCAATGGAAGAAAATCGACAGAGCGAGTAAAATATACAAATCTTCTCCATTCATCGACGAATTTGGAGTAATGAGAGTTGACGGTAGGACGACTAATGCGAAATATCTACCGTTTGATTGTCGTTTCCCCGTGATATTACCAAAGGACCATCTCATAACGACTCGTCTGGTGGAACATTACCATCGCATCTGTGGGCATACGAATAAGGAAGCCGTTGTAAACGAAATTCGTCAGCGGTTCGATATTTCTCATCTACGCGCTGTGGTGGACCGAGTAGCCCAGGACTGCATGTGGTGCAAGATTAAATCGAGCAAGCCACATTTCCCGCGGATGGCGCCCCTACCCGAACAACGTCTTACTGCATATGTTCGTCCATTCAGCTATGTCGGAATAGATTACATGGGTCCGTTGGAAGTGACCGTTGGGCGACACAAAGAGAAGCGATATGTCGCGGTATTCACCTGTCTAGTTGTCCGCGCTATCCATCTAGAAATCGCCTTTGATCTATCCACGGACTCCTGCATAATGGCAATCAAACGCTTTGTTCGAAAGCGAGGGTCGCCGCTCGAAATATTCTCCGATAACGGGACCAATTTCGTTGGCGCAAGTCGTCAGCTAAAAGAGCAAATCCAACGAATCAATGAATCATGTGCAGAAACTTTTACCGATGCTCATACGAAATGGTCGTTCAACCCCCCGTCGGCGCCACACATGGGGGGTGTGTGGGAACGGATGGTGCGCAGCGTTAAGGACGGAATGAAGGCAATTGACGATGGACGTAAACTCACCGATGAAGTCTTGCTGACAGTTTTAGCAGAAGTTGAAGGATTCGTAAATGCCCGTCCATTAACTTACATGCCTGTAGATAGAGAAAATCTGGAGGCGATAACGCCCAATCATTTTTTGATTGGAGGATCATCACCAAGTCATGAACCGCTAAGGATGTCGACGGATCTCGGCGCTATGTTGCGAAGCAGCTACCTACGGAGTCAGTACATAGCCGATAAAGTATGGAGCAGATGGCTAAAAGAGTATCTACCTACAATCAACAAACGCTCTAAATGGATCGATGATGTTCGAGCAGTTCAAGTAGGGGACCTGGTGTATGTTGTCGAAGGCGACAGAAGGACTTGGACCCGCGGAAGGATTGAGGAGCTCATAACCGCGAAAGATGGACGGGTCCGGCAAGTGATCGTACGTACCGCATCTGGGCTATTAAGACGGCCAGTGGTGAAGTTGGCGCTTATGGAGATAGGAAAGACTCGTGAACCCGAGGAAGAGCAAGATGATCTTCACTTGGATCCACGGGGTGGGGGATGTTCTGGCATCACGGCGCCGCATCACGTTTGA